The genomic stretch ACATTGCCGCCACCGATCCAGCCCTTCTCCAACACCGCGACATTGCGCACGCCGTAACGGCTGGCGAGATAATAGGCGGTCGCCAGACCATGGCCGCCGCCGCCGATGACGATGACGTCGTAGGAGGACTTCGGCGCGGCGTCGCGCCAGACCGCCGGCCAGTCGCGGTGGCCGGTCAGCGTCTTCCCGAGCAAAGAGAACAGCGAATAGCGCATGCGAGATCCTTCGCTTGACAGTGTCGCGGATCGGCAAACCAGGCTATAGATCGCCAACGACATCGACTTGCTCAGGAGCGACATTGCCGATTTCCGCGACCCGCCCGGCCAGGATCGGATTTTTGCTGATCGACGGCTTCGCCCTGATGTCGTTCGCCGCGGCGATCGAGCCGTTGCGCGCCGCCAACAACCTGTCCGGCCGGCTGCTTTACCAATGGTTTCACGTCTCGGTCGATGGCAAGGCGATCAACGCCTCCAGCGGTCTTTCGATCAAGCCGGACTGCGCCATCGCCACCGAGCAACTCTTCGATATCGTTTTGGTTTGCGCCGGAGGCAATCCAACGAAATTCTCCGATCGCGCGACCATGACCTGGCTGCGCGGCCTGGCCCGCCGCGGCGTCACCATCGGTGGCATATCCGGCGGGCCTTACATTCTGGCGCGCGCCAAGGTGCTCGACGGCTATCGCTGCACCATTCACTGGGAGCACGTCCCCGCCTTCGTCGAGGCGTTTCCGCACTTACAGCTGACGCGCAACCTGTTCGAGATCGACCGCGACCGCATGACATGCGGCGGCGGCGTCGCCGGACTCGACATGATGCACGCGCTGATCCGCCGCGATCACGGCCAGCAACTGGCCTCGCGCATCAGCGACTGGTTCCTGCAAGCCAATATCCGGCTTGGCGACACTAGCCAGCGCGTGGCGACGCGCGACCGCGCCGGCGGTCACCCGAAATTGCTCACTGCGATCGAGCTGATGGAGCGTCGGCTGCGCGAGCCCGCCAGCCGGGCCGAGATCGCGCGCGCGGCCGGGCTGTCGCTGCGCCAGCTGGAACGCCTATTCGCGAGCCATTTCAAGACCAGCATTGAACGCCATTATCTGACGATCAGACTGCAGCGCGCCCGCATCCTGCTACGGCAAACCGCGCTCCCGGTGACGCAGATCGGCGCGGAATGCGGGTTCCAGAGCCCCAGCCATTTCTCCCGCGCCTACCGCCAGCATTTCACACGAACGCCGTCAGCCGATCGCCTGCTCTAGCACCTTGGCGTTGCTTTGCGACGAGGCCTCGCTCTGTGCCAGACGCTGATGCGCAGCGGATTTCTGTTCGGCCGACATGCCGCGCACCAGACTCTCCAATTCGGCCATCGCCAAACCGACGCCATGGCGGCTCGCCAATGTCAACCAGACGAATGCCTCGACCGGATCGACCGCCGTACCCAGACCCTTGGCATAGCAATAGCCAAGCCGCGCCTGCGACGGATAATGGCCCGCCAAAGAGGCGCGCCGATACCAGCGCACGGCCTCGGCCAGATCGGGAGCGACACCCATGCCCTTCGTCAGAACAACCGCATAGTTAAACTGGCCCAGCGCGTCGCCAGACTCGGCCGCGCGTAAGAACCACGCCGCGCCTTGCGTCGGATCCGCGGCAACACCATCGCCCTTGGCGTACATCGCGCCGACATTGTTGGCGGCGAGCGCATTGCCGTGTTCGGCGGAGCGGAGGTAATACGCAAAGGCGCGCGCCGCATCCTGATCGACACCGAGCCCGTTGGCATAAAGCGCGCCGAGCCAGGCTTCGGCATCGGCGTCGCCACTCTCGGCGAGTGGCTCCCAGATCTGCCGCGCCAAGTCGAAGTCTTTATCCAGATAGGCGCGTTCGCCGTCCTGAACCAGCATGATCGTTCTCCTACGGCCGCGTGTGCGCGGCGATCTTGTACAGATAGACGCAATCGACGTTCTCGGATTGCTCCAAGGCCGGTTCGCCGGCCGTCTTCAGGTGATCGACAAAATAGTCCTGCACCGTGCGGGCGGCGCGATTGGTCAGCAACTGCTTGTAGAGCCAGGGATCCTCGGCATCGCGCACGCCGTGGCGATCGAACAGCGCCTGTTTCGGCTGATCGGCGATTCCGACATACCAGTTCGAAAACGTCGGATCGAATTCCTTGATATAGGCCAGGAATTCGTATTTGACCTGCTGCACGCTGAATACCATGAGCTAGCGTCCCACCCGCGCCTGCAACAGAGGTGCGTTCCAATAGGCAACGTGCTCGGCGCAGATCCGATCGAGAAATTGCTGGTTGAATTTCCAGCCGGCGCGCGAATGCTCGATATCGTCACCAGCC from Rhodopseudomonas sp. BAL398 encodes the following:
- a CDS encoding GlxA family transcriptional regulator, translated to MPISATRPARIGFLLIDGFALMSFAAAIEPLRAANNLSGRLLYQWFHVSVDGKAINASSGLSIKPDCAIATEQLFDIVLVCAGGNPTKFSDRATMTWLRGLARRGVTIGGISGGPYILARAKVLDGYRCTIHWEHVPAFVEAFPHLQLTRNLFEIDRDRMTCGGGVAGLDMMHALIRRDHGQQLASRISDWFLQANIRLGDTSQRVATRDRAGGHPKLLTAIELMERRLREPASRAEIARAAGLSLRQLERLFASHFKTSIERHYLTIRLQRARILLRQTALPVTQIGAECGFQSPSHFSRAYRQHFTRTPSADRLL
- a CDS encoding tetratricopeptide repeat protein, whose protein sequence is MLVQDGERAYLDKDFDLARQIWEPLAESGDADAEAWLGALYANGLGVDQDAARAFAYYLRSAEHGNALAANNVGAMYAKGDGVAADPTQGAAWFLRAAESGDALGQFNYAVVLTKGMGVAPDLAEAVRWYRRASLAGHYPSQARLGYCYAKGLGTAVDPVEAFVWLTLASRHGVGLAMAELESLVRGMSAEQKSAAHQRLAQSEASSQSNAKVLEQAIG